A part of Cotesia glomerata isolate CgM1 linkage group LG4, MPM_Cglom_v2.3, whole genome shotgun sequence genomic DNA contains:
- the LOC123264361 gene encoding CLK4-associating serine/arginine rich protein-like isoform X2, with amino-acid sequence MSFSVKKTGGRMWHEARKQEKKIRGMLVDYRRRAERRRDYYEKIKSDPTQFLQLHGRPCKIHLDAAIAAAGDSPANMMPWQGHDDNLIDRFDVRAHLDWIPEPPNSVDIDVPLTSEDRHINYERYRIIVQNEFLGVTEEKFLHQIHLEEQFGSSTKPEFLKDKKKSSNNAAIGYNYETDEPIQETAKPDLNSVDEKADDEDSDIDLDICVDVSQIEPSQAHEMNQVAQKYGLIGADYFSFLTQDFEEAESLRQARKQEEEKAMYSGRRSRRERRAFREKKMIGRVMSPPSYAARESPEYNPYRKSSSKSRSRSISPANTGQITYITSFGGEEETHGSSSQITPSSTKKINYSHLRRKGSESPNFNERTISRRSVKSRSRSRSRSRNRSTRFYRSRDKRISDSRSRSRRQRSRPRRRSRSRSRLRRDRSRHRRSASTSRSRSRSRSRSRSRSRGRRSRTSSSSKYSRSRSKSKSHSRSPGNHRKMRYSKSKSRSRSRSKSPVRSRSRSKSRNSVGKRSRSVENKTSLPRYYGRRGKSSSLELELSDNEDKNNHNTALKSTSINANTNKPKAGLSTNSGGGHKVTGKNYTPRAA; translated from the exons aaatctGACCCAACACAATTTCTTCAATTACACGGAAGACCGTGTAAAATTCATTTGGATGCGGCGATTGCTGCTGCTGGAGATAGTCCAGCTaacat GATGCCATGGCAAGGACATGATGACAATTTGATTGATAGATTCGATGTTAGAGCACATCTTGATTGGATACCAGAGCCACCAAACTCGGTTGACATTGATGTACCATTAACGAGTGAAGATAGACATATTAATTATGAACGATATCGTATTATTGttcaaaatgagtttttagGAG ttactgaagaaaaatttttacatcaaaTTCATTTAGAAGAACAATTTGGGTCATCGACTAAACccgaatttttaaaagataagAAGAAATCAAGTAATAATGCTGCTATTGGTTATAATTATGAGACAGATGAGCCAATACAAGAAACCGCTAAACCAGATTTGAATTCAGTTGATGAAAAAGCTGATGATGAAGATAGTGATATTGATTTAG ATATTTGTGTGGATGTATCACAAATTGAACCATCTCAGGCACACGAGATGAATCAAGTTGCTCAAAAGTATGGATTAATCGGAGCTGactattttagttttttaacccAGGACTTTGAAGAAGCGGAATCCTTAAGGCAGGCACGTAaacaagaagaagaaaaagctATGTATTCAGGAAGACGTTCACGACGTGAACGTCGAGcatttagagaaaaaaaaatgattgggCGAGTTATGAGTCCACCTAG TTACGCAGCGCGAGAAAGTCCTGAGTATAATCCTTATCGAAAATCATCATCTAAATCACGTTCACGTTCGATTTCTCCGGCCAATACTGGACAGATTACTTACATCACAAGTTTTGGTGGTGAAGAAGAAACCCATGGCAGTAGTTCACAAATAACACCATCGAGTACTAAGAAAATAAACTACTCTCACTTGAGACGAAAAGGATCAGAAAGCCCGAATTTTAATGAAAGAACTATCAGTCGAAGATCTGTTAAGTCTAGATCAAGAAGTCGCTCAAGGTCTAGAAATAGATCTACACGATTTTATCGTTCTCGAGACAAACGAATCAGTGATTCTCGATCCAG gtCAAGAAGACAACGATCTAGACCCAGAAGAAGATCAAGATCACGAAGTCGATTACGTCGTGATCGAAGCAGGCACCGTAGAAGTGCGAGCACCTCACGCTCACGATCTCGATCTCGATCCCGGTCTCGATCACGATCACGCGGTCGTAGATCAAGAACCTCATCTTCGAGTAAATACTCACGCTCAAGGTCTAAATCAAAGTCACATTCTCGTTCGCCTGGTAACCATCGTAAGATGCGATATTCTAAATCGAAGTCAAGGTCTAGATCGAGATCAAAATCCCCCGTGAGATCTAGGTCAAGGTCTAAAAGTCGTAATAGTGTGGGTAAAAGATCGAGAAGTGTGGAAAATAAAACATCATTGCCAAG gtaCTATGGTCGTCGAGGAAAATCCTCTAGCTTAGAACTTGAACTTTCCGATaatgaagataaaaataatcataatacaGCACTTAAATCTACGAGTATTAACGCAAACAC AAACAAGCCAAAAGCAGGGCTAAGTACAAATTCTGGTGGCGGACACAAAGTCA cCGGTAAAAATTACACCCCAAGAGCggcttaa